The Streptomyces laurentii genome contains a region encoding:
- a CDS encoding IMP dehydrogenase (IMP dehydrogenase [Amycolatopsis mediterranei U32];~IMPDH: The catalytic domain of the inosine monophosphate dehydrogenase. IMPDH catalyzes the NAD-dependent oxidation of inosine 5'-monophosphate (IMP) to xanthosine 5' monophosphate (XMP). It is a rate-limiting step in the de novo synthesis of the guanine...; cd00381;~TIM barrel proteins share a structurally conserved phosphate binding motif and in general share an eight beta/alpha closed barrel structure. Specific for this family is the conserved phosphate binding site at the edges of strands 7 and 8. The phosphate...; cl09108;~This cd contains two tandem repeats of the cystathionine beta-synthase (CBS pair) domains in the inosine 5' monophosphate dehydrogenase (IMPDH) protein. IMPDH is anessential enzyme that catalyzes the first step unique to GTP synthesis, playing a key...; cd04601;~identified by MetaGeneAnnotator; putative;~inosine 5'-monophosphate dehydrogenase; Reviewed), producing the protein MTNIDGVPEKFATLGLTYDDVLLLPGVSDMSPDQIDTASYISKNVKVNVPLLSAAMDKVTESRMAIAMARQGGVGVLHRNLSIADQANQVDLVKRSESGMVTDPITVHPDATLAEADAICAKFRISGVPVTDPAGKLLGIVTNRDMAFESDRSRQVREVMTPMPLVTGKVGISGVDAMELLRRHKIEKLPLVDEAGLLKGLITVKDFVKAEKYPNAAKDSSGRLLVGAAVGVAGDSYERAQALIEAGVDFIVVDTAHGHSRLVGDMIAKIKSNASVDVIGGNVATRDGAQSLVDAGADGIKVGVGPGSICTTRVVAGVGVPQVTAIYEASLAAKAAGVPVIGDGGLQYSGDIAKALVAGADTVMLGSLLAGCEESPGELLFINGKQFKSYRGMGSLGAMQTRGDRKSFSKDRYFQEGVASDEQLIPEGIEGQVPYRGPLASVVHQLVGGLRQSMFYVGGRTVPEVQERGRFVRITSAGLKESHPHDIQMTVEAPNYSNKR; encoded by the coding sequence ATGACCAACATCGACGGAGTGCCCGAGAAATTCGCGACACTCGGGCTGACCTACGACGATGTGCTGCTGCTGCCGGGCGTCTCGGACATGTCTCCCGACCAGATCGACACCGCCTCGTACATCTCGAAGAACGTCAAGGTGAACGTCCCGCTGCTGTCCGCGGCGATGGACAAGGTCACCGAGTCCCGGATGGCCATCGCCATGGCCCGCCAGGGCGGCGTCGGCGTCCTGCACCGCAACCTCTCCATCGCCGACCAGGCCAACCAGGTCGACCTGGTCAAGCGCTCCGAGTCCGGCATGGTCACCGACCCGATCACCGTGCACCCCGACGCCACGCTCGCCGAGGCCGACGCGATCTGTGCGAAGTTCCGCATCAGCGGTGTCCCGGTCACCGACCCGGCCGGCAAGCTGCTCGGCATCGTCACCAACCGTGACATGGCCTTCGAGTCGGACCGCAGCCGCCAGGTGCGCGAGGTCATGACCCCGATGCCGTTGGTCACCGGCAAGGTCGGCATCTCCGGCGTGGACGCCATGGAGCTGCTGCGCCGCCACAAGATCGAGAAGCTGCCGCTGGTCGACGAGGCCGGTCTGCTCAAGGGCCTCATCACGGTCAAGGACTTCGTCAAGGCCGAGAAGTACCCGAACGCCGCCAAGGACTCGAGCGGCCGCCTCCTCGTCGGTGCCGCCGTCGGCGTCGCCGGCGACTCGTACGAGCGCGCCCAGGCCCTGATCGAGGCGGGCGTCGACTTCATCGTCGTCGACACCGCGCACGGCCACTCCCGCTTGGTCGGCGACATGATCGCCAAGATCAAGTCGAACGCCTCGGTGGACGTCATCGGCGGCAACGTCGCCACCCGCGACGGCGCCCAGTCGCTCGTCGACGCCGGTGCCGACGGCATCAAGGTCGGTGTCGGCCCGGGCTCCATCTGCACCACCCGTGTGGTCGCCGGTGTCGGCGTCCCGCAGGTCACGGCCATCTACGAGGCCTCCCTCGCCGCCAAGGCGGCCGGTGTCCCGGTCATCGGCGACGGCGGCCTGCAGTACTCCGGCGACATCGCCAAGGCGCTCGTCGCGGGCGCCGACACCGTGATGCTCGGCTCGCTGCTCGCGGGCTGCGAGGAGTCCCCGGGCGAGCTGCTCTTCATCAACGGCAAGCAGTTCAAGTCGTACCGCGGCATGGGCTCGCTGGGCGCCATGCAGACCCGCGGCGACCGCAAGTCCTTCTCCAAGGACCGCTACTTCCAGGAGGGCGTCGCCTCCGACGAGCAGCTGATCCCCGAGGGCATCGAGGGCCAGGTGCCCTACCGCGGCCCGCTCGCCTCGGTCGTGCACCAGCTGGTCGGCGGTCTGCGCCAGTCGATGTTCTACGTCGGCGGCCGCACCGTCCCCGAGGTCCAGGAGCGGGGCCGGTTCGTCCGGATCACCTCGGCGGGCCTCAAGGAGAGCCACCCGCACGACATCCAGATGACGGTCGAGGCGCCGAACTACAGCAACAAGCGGTAA
- a CDS encoding inosine 5-monophosphate dehydrogenase (IMPDH: The catalytic domain of the inosine monophosphate dehydrogenase. IMPDH catalyzes the NAD-dependent oxidation of inosine 5'-monophosphate (IMP) to xanthosine 5' monophosphate (XMP). It is a rate-limiting step in the de novo synthesis of the guanine...; cd00381;~catalyzes the synthesis of xanthosine monophosphate by the NAD+ dependent oxidation of inosine monophosphate;~identified by MetaGeneAnnotator; putative;~inosine 5-monophosphate dehydrogenase [Bifidobacterium longum DJO10A];~inosine 5-monophosphate dehydrogenase; Validated), giving the protein MTEIEIGRGKRGRRAYAFDDIAVVPSRRTRDPKEVSIAWQIDAYRFELPFLAAPMDSVVSPQTAIRIGELGGLGVLNLEGLWTRYEDPQPLLDEIAGLDEATATRRLQEIYAAPIQEDLIGQRIKEVRDAGVVTAAALSPQRTAQFSKAVVDAGVDIFVIRGTTVSAEHVSGAAEPLNLKQFIYELDVPVIVGGCATYTAALHLMRTGAAGVLVGFGGGAAHTTRNVLGIQVPMATAVADVAAARRDYMDESGGRYVHVIADGGVGWSGDLPKAIACGADSVMIGSPLARATDAPGKGHHWGMEAVHEDVPRGKLVDLGIVGTTEEILTGPSHTPDGSMNFFGALRRAMATTGYSELKEFQRVEVTVADSQHKR; this is encoded by the coding sequence GTGACTGAGATCGAGATCGGGCGCGGAAAGCGCGGCCGCAGGGCGTACGCGTTCGACGACATCGCCGTCGTACCCAGCCGGCGCACCCGGGACCCGAAGGAGGTCTCGATCGCCTGGCAGATCGACGCCTACCGCTTCGAGCTGCCGTTCCTGGCCGCCCCCATGGACTCGGTCGTCTCGCCGCAGACCGCCATCCGCATCGGCGAGCTGGGCGGCCTCGGTGTGCTGAACCTCGAGGGCCTGTGGACCCGCTACGAGGACCCGCAGCCGCTGCTCGACGAGATCGCCGGCCTCGACGAGGCCACCGCGACCCGCCGTCTGCAGGAGATCTACGCCGCGCCGATCCAGGAGGACCTGATCGGGCAGCGCATCAAGGAGGTGCGCGACGCGGGTGTGGTCACCGCCGCCGCGCTCTCCCCGCAGCGCACCGCGCAGTTCTCGAAGGCCGTCGTCGACGCGGGCGTGGACATCTTCGTCATCCGCGGCACGACCGTCTCCGCCGAGCACGTCTCCGGCGCCGCAGAGCCGCTGAACCTGAAGCAGTTCATCTACGAGCTCGACGTGCCGGTCATCGTCGGCGGCTGCGCCACGTACACCGCGGCCCTGCACCTCATGCGCACCGGCGCGGCCGGCGTCCTCGTCGGCTTCGGCGGCGGCGCGGCGCACACCACGCGCAACGTGCTCGGCATCCAGGTCCCGATGGCCACCGCCGTCGCGGACGTGGCCGCCGCCCGCCGCGACTACATGGACGAGTCCGGCGGCCGCTACGTGCACGTGATCGCCGACGGCGGCGTGGGCTGGTCCGGCGACCTGCCCAAGGCCATCGCCTGCGGTGCCGACTCGGTCATGATCGGCTCCCCGCTGGCCCGCGCCACCGACGCGCCCGGCAAGGGCCACCACTGGGGCATGGAGGCCGTCCACGAGGACGTGCCGCGCGGCAAGCTGGTCGACCTCGGCATTGTCGGCACCACTGAGGAGATCCTCACCGGCCCGTCGCACACCCCGGACGGCTCGATGAACTTCTTCGGCGCCCTGCGCCGCGCGATGGCCACGACCGGCTACAGCGAGCTCAAGGAGTTCCAGCGCGTCGAGGTCACGGTCGCGGACTCGCAGCACAAGCGCTGA
- a CDS encoding integral membrane protein (identified by MetaGeneAnnotator; putative;~sequence version:1), giving the protein MSQSVPPPGNPFAQGAAGPAPMPPAPPVPPAPSRVGLGLVAAVVAALVAGGVYGGIAGAIEREIGWAAVGVGFLVGFAAGKAGGRNPVLPVVSAVLSLGAVYVGQLVALAIIGGKELGVSATTLFVDHFDVLTQAWKEDLDPLTFLFFALAAFAAFSGSKKAAA; this is encoded by the coding sequence ATGAGCCAGTCCGTTCCGCCGCCCGGCAACCCGTTCGCGCAGGGTGCCGCCGGGCCGGCCCCGATGCCGCCGGCCCCGCCCGTCCCGCCGGCGCCCTCCCGCGTCGGCCTCGGCCTCGTCGCGGCCGTCGTCGCCGCGCTCGTCGCGGGCGGCGTCTACGGCGGCATCGCCGGCGCCATCGAGCGCGAGATCGGCTGGGCCGCGGTGGGTGTCGGCTTCCTGGTCGGCTTCGCCGCGGGCAAGGCCGGCGGCCGCAACCCCGTTCTGCCCGTGGTCAGCGCCGTCCTCTCGCTGGGCGCCGTCTACGTCGGCCAGCTCGTCGCTCTCGCGATCATCGGCGGCAAGGAGCTCGGCGTCTCGGCGACCACACTGTTCGTCGACCACTTCGACGTCCTCACGCAGGCGTGGAAGGAAGACCTGGACCCGCTGACGTTCCTGTTCTTCGCCCTCGCCGCGTTCGCCGCGTTCAGCGGCTCGAAGAAGGCCGCCGCGTAG
- a CDS encoding UDP-glucose/GDP-mannose dehydrogenase (Rossmann-fold NAD(P)(+)-binding proteins; cl09931;~UDP-N-acetyl-D-mannosaminuronate dehydrogenase [Cell envelope biogenesis, outer membrane]; COG0677;~UDP-glucose/GDP-mannose dehydrogenase [Streptomyces albus J1074];~UDP-glucose/GDP-mannose dehydrogenase family, central domain; pfam00984;~identified by MetaGeneAnnotator; putative): MPADLAVIGLGHHGLPLAQAATTAGVDTVGYDTDPRAVTELAAGRSPVDGSLTAAEIRRMLSTGFRPTTDPAELGRVRTAVICAPTPPGPDGALDLTAVTDAARALAARLRPHTTVLLESPVPPGTTEGPLRDILETGSRLRAGRDFHLAYSPGRLDPGSRTHGRTRGLAAIPKVIGGLTPACTESAAAFYGRLTDKVVRARGPREAETVKLLETNFRHVNIALVNEMAVLCHELGVDLWDVIRCAETKPFGFQAFRPGPGVGGHGVPVDTVDGHRPLRLVELASQINERMPAYAVQRAATLLNEHGKSARGARILLLGITYKPDLADRQGSPAEEIARRLMDLGAAVSYHDPYTLDWRVRERPVPRADSLYEAAAHADLTILLQHHRTYDLQGLSVKAQLLLDTRGATPMGAAHRL; this comes from the coding sequence ATGCCCGCTGATCTCGCCGTCATCGGCCTCGGCCACCACGGCCTCCCCCTCGCCCAGGCAGCCACCACGGCCGGCGTCGACACCGTCGGCTACGACACCGACCCCCGCGCCGTCACCGAACTCGCCGCCGGCCGCTCCCCCGTCGACGGCTCCCTCACCGCCGCCGAGATCCGCCGGATGCTCTCCACCGGCTTCCGGCCCACCACCGACCCCGCCGAGCTGGGCCGGGTCCGCACCGCCGTGATCTGCGCCCCCACCCCGCCCGGCCCGGACGGCGCCCTCGACCTCACCGCCGTCACCGACGCCGCCCGCGCGCTCGCCGCCCGGCTCCGCCCGCACACCACCGTGCTCCTGGAGTCCCCCGTACCGCCCGGCACCACCGAGGGCCCTCTGCGCGACATCCTGGAGACCGGCTCACGGCTGCGCGCGGGGCGCGACTTCCACCTCGCGTACTCCCCCGGCCGCCTCGACCCCGGCAGCCGCACCCACGGACGCACCCGGGGCCTCGCCGCCATCCCCAAGGTGATCGGCGGCCTGACGCCCGCGTGCACCGAGTCCGCCGCCGCCTTCTACGGCCGGCTCACGGACAAGGTCGTCCGCGCCCGCGGCCCGCGCGAGGCGGAGACCGTCAAGCTCCTGGAGACCAATTTCCGGCACGTCAACATCGCCCTCGTCAACGAGATGGCCGTGCTCTGCCACGAGCTGGGCGTCGACCTCTGGGACGTCATCCGCTGCGCCGAGACCAAGCCCTTCGGCTTCCAGGCGTTCCGCCCGGGCCCCGGCGTCGGCGGCCACGGCGTCCCCGTGGACACCGTCGACGGCCACCGCCCGCTGCGCCTGGTCGAACTCGCCAGCCAGATCAACGAGCGCATGCCGGCCTATGCCGTCCAGCGCGCCGCCACACTTCTCAACGAACACGGCAAGTCCGCGCGCGGGGCCAGGATCCTGCTGCTCGGGATCACCTACAAGCCCGATCTCGCCGACCGCCAGGGCTCACCGGCCGAGGAGATCGCCCGCCGCCTGATGGACCTGGGCGCGGCGGTCAGCTACCACGATCCGTACACCCTCGACTGGCGCGTCCGCGAACGCCCGGTCCCGCGCGCCGACTCCCTCTACGAGGCCGCCGCCCACGCCGACCTGACGATCCTGCTCCAGCACCACCGCACGTACGACCTCCAGGGCCTGTCCGTGAAGGCCCAGCTCCTCCTGGACACCCGCGGCGCCACCCCGATGGGCGCGGCCCACCGGCTCTGA
- a CDS encoding glycerol-3-phosphate dehydrogenase (Glycerol-3-phosphate dehydrogenase [Energy production and conversion]; COG0578;~glycerol-3-phosphate dehydrogenase [Amycolatopsis mediterranei U32];~identified by MetaGeneAnnotator; putative): MRTATLGPAERAAALAAMTERELDILVVGGGVVGAGIALDAVTRGLSTALVEARDWASGTSSRSSKLVHGGLRYLEMLDFALVREALKERGLLLERLAPHLVKPVPFLYPLQHKGWERLYAGSGVALYDAMSVSSGRGRGLPVHRHLSRRRALSVAPCLKQDALVGALQYYDAQMDDARFVATLIRTAASYGAEVANRARVTGFLREGERVVGARVQDVETGGAYDIRARQIVNATGVWTDDTQALIGERGQFHVRASKGIHLVVPKDRVHSTTGLILRTEKSVLFVIPWGRHWIIGTTDTDWDLDKAHPAASSADIDYLLEHVNSVLHTPLTRDDVEGVYAGLRPLLAGESDATSKLSREHTVAHPVPGLVVVAGGKYTTYRVMAKDAVDEAVHGLDKRVAACVTEVTPLLGAEGYRARWNARAGIADRTGLHVARIEHLLNRYGSLTEEILDLVAADPALGKPLPAAEDYLKAEIVYAASHEGARHLDDVLTRRTRISIETFDRGTRSARACAELMAPVLGWDAGQVDKEVEHYEKRVEAERESQRQPDDLTADAARLGAPDIVPI, encoded by the coding sequence GTGAGGACAGCGACACTGGGACCCGCCGAGCGCGCCGCGGCGCTGGCGGCCATGACCGAGCGTGAACTGGACATTCTCGTCGTCGGGGGCGGGGTCGTCGGCGCGGGCATCGCCCTCGACGCCGTCACGAGAGGGCTGTCGACCGCCCTGGTCGAGGCCCGCGACTGGGCGTCCGGCACCTCCAGCCGGTCGAGCAAGCTCGTCCACGGCGGACTGCGGTACCTCGAGATGCTGGACTTCGCGCTCGTCCGCGAGGCCCTGAAGGAGCGCGGCCTGCTCCTCGAACGGCTCGCCCCGCATCTGGTCAAGCCCGTGCCGTTCCTCTACCCGCTCCAGCACAAGGGCTGGGAGCGGCTGTACGCGGGCTCCGGCGTCGCCCTGTACGACGCGATGTCCGTCTCCTCCGGCCGTGGCCGCGGCCTGCCCGTCCACCGCCACCTCAGCCGACGGCGGGCTCTGAGTGTCGCGCCCTGCCTCAAGCAGGACGCCCTGGTCGGCGCCCTGCAGTACTACGACGCCCAGATGGACGACGCCCGCTTCGTCGCCACCCTCATCCGCACCGCCGCGAGCTACGGTGCCGAGGTCGCCAACCGGGCCCGGGTCACCGGCTTCCTGCGCGAGGGCGAGCGGGTGGTCGGTGCCCGCGTCCAGGACGTCGAGACCGGCGGCGCGTACGACATCCGGGCCCGCCAGATCGTCAACGCGACGGGCGTGTGGACGGACGACACCCAGGCGCTGATCGGCGAGCGCGGGCAGTTCCACGTGCGCGCCTCCAAGGGCATCCACCTGGTCGTGCCCAAGGACCGCGTCCACTCCACCACCGGACTCATCCTGCGCACGGAGAAGTCCGTCCTGTTCGTCATCCCCTGGGGCCGGCACTGGATCATCGGCACCACCGACACCGACTGGGACCTCGACAAGGCCCATCCGGCCGCGTCCAGCGCCGACATCGACTACCTCCTGGAACACGTGAACAGCGTGCTCCACACCCCGCTGACCCGCGACGACGTCGAGGGCGTCTACGCCGGACTGCGGCCGCTCCTCGCGGGCGAGTCCGACGCCACCAGCAAGCTGTCCCGCGAGCACACCGTCGCCCACCCCGTACCCGGCCTGGTCGTCGTCGCGGGCGGCAAGTACACGACGTACCGCGTGATGGCGAAGGACGCGGTCGACGAGGCGGTGCACGGCCTCGACAAGCGGGTCGCCGCCTGTGTCACCGAGGTCACCCCGCTGCTCGGCGCCGAGGGCTACCGGGCGCGGTGGAACGCGCGCGCGGGCATCGCCGACCGCACCGGACTGCACGTGGCCCGGATCGAGCATCTCCTCAACCGCTACGGCTCCCTGACGGAGGAGATCCTCGACCTCGTCGCCGCCGACCCCGCCCTCGGCAAGCCCCTCCCGGCCGCCGAGGACTACCTGAAGGCCGAGATCGTGTACGCCGCCTCCCACGAGGGCGCCCGGCATCTCGACGACGTGCTGACCCGGCGTACCCGCATCTCCATCGAGACCTTCGACCGGGGCACCCGCAGCGCCCGTGCGTGCGCGGAACTCATGGCGCCGGTCCTCGGCTGGGACGCCGGACAGGTGGACAAAGAGGTCGAACACTACGAGAAGCGCGTCGAGGCCGAACGCGAATCACAGCGCCAGCCCGACGACCTGACGGCCGACGCGGCCCGCCTCGGAGCACCGGACATCGTGCCGATCTGA